One Myxococcaceae bacterium JPH2 genomic window, ACGCGAACCTCCTGCGCGGTGCTGCTGCCACGCACCTCCGCTTCATGGGTCGCGAGGGGCCGCGTCGCGGAGAAGGTCACCTCGCGGAGCAGCGGATCCACCGTGAGGGCATAGGGCGCGAGCGCGTCCTGCCCCAGCGTCACCGCGCACGCCTTCTCCCCGGACAACGTCACGGTGCGCAGCGGAGGAGTGATGGCGCCCATGGTGAGCGGCGGCGCGGGAATCTCCGGCCACGCACGAAAGCCCCCCGAGGGCTCAGGCACGCGCGCCGTGCCTCGCGCCTCGGGAAGGCCCCCGTCGAAGCAGCCCACCGACACCATGGAGAGGGGCCGAGACACATCCAGCACCACGGGTACGGAGCGTCCACTCAGTCGCCCCGCCACGGTGAGGCGCAGCGCCGGCGAGGCGAGCAACGGCAGCGTCTGACCGTTCAGGCTGGTGGGACGCGGGGGCGCGGCGGGTGCGTGCTGGCACGCCGCGCCGCTCAACAGGAGCATCGCGAACAGCGAACGTCGCATGCGCCGAACCTACTCCCTCCCTAAGGCTTCTTCGCGGCCTTGGTGAAGTCGTCCACGCGCGTGCCCTCGGGAGGGTTCAGCTTGAAGCTGTCCGCGGACACGCCCACGTTCGTCTTCAGGTCGAGGAACGCGACGGTGTTCTCGCTGCCATCCGGATCCACCACGGTGCTCTTGAGGACCTGCGCCGTAGCGGGGTCTACCTCCAAGCGGACCTGCCGGAAGCGCGGCTCGGTCTTGAGCGGATCCAACACCAGCAGCGTGCCCTTGCAGTCCTTGCACTCGCCCTTGGTGATGGCGAACTCGTCGGCCAACTTGCCCTGCCCGAAGAGGAACGTCACCGACGCGGAGAGCTGGCTGGTGTCGATCGCCGCCACGGTGAGCGTCTGCGCGGCAGGCTCGTACGAGTACACCTTGTTGCCCGCGAGCACGAACGTGCGCTCCGAGGGCACCAGGTACTCCCAGCGCATCAGCCCCGGCTTCTTGTAGGTGACCGTGCCCGTGGAAGTCTGCGTGCGGCGGAAGGCCTTGTACTTGTAGTCCTGCTTGAAGTTGGCCTTGAAGTCGCCCGTCTTCTCGTAGAACGCCTGCATGCGGTCCACGAGCGACTTCACCTCGGGGGCCATCTTCGGGGCGGGGCGAGCCGCGGGAGTGGCCGGGGTGCCCGCATCCATCGGCGTGGCCACCGTCGCGCCGGCCTTCGCATCGGCCACGGCCGCGGGGGGCTGCGGTGCCGCAGGGGTCGTGGCGGCCGTCGGGGGCGCGGCGAGGAGCGAGACGAGCAGGGATTCCAGCAGCATGGCGTGCGGCCTCCGAGAGGCGGGGGCAACGGTCCCCGCCAGCGACCATCTAGCGCATCCCGACGCGGGCCGGGGGTGCGGCATTCACCGTTGCGTGGCCTTGAACAGCCGCTTCCGCTGCTTGATGGCCAGTTGGTAGAAGCGGTCTCGCAGCGCCGCCGCATCCTCGGCGGGCAGGTCACCCGAGGCCCCCAGGTGCTCATCCCGCCAGGCGATCGCCCGGCTGACGCACGCCGAGGCAGCCGCGGAGATGTTGAGGCTCTGGCTGAACCCGCGCATGGGCACCCAGAACGTCCCGTCCACGGCGGCGAGCACGTCGTCGCTCACGCCCTGGCGCTCGTTGCCGAACACCATGGCGAACTTCGTGTCGAAGCGCAGGCTGTAGAGGCTGGTCGCGCCCTCGCGAAGGGCCGAGGCGTAGATGCTGAAGCCGCGAGCCTTGAGGTGCTCGCGGCACTCGCCGAACGACTTGTACTGGTGCACGTCCAGCCACTTGTCGCAGCCTTGGGCCACGCGGGAGTTGGGCAGGAACGGCGCCTCGGGGTTGATGACGACGTGGACCTCTTGGACGCCCATGGACTCGCAGGTGCGGAGCACCGCGGCCATGTTGAAGCTGTCCTCGAGTCGGTCGAGCACCACCGTGAAGTTGCGCGTGCGCTGACTGACGACGCGGTCGATCTTCTCCTTGCGCACATCGAGCAGGAACTGCTCGGCGGCGAGGGGCTCACGTTCGAAGCGCTCGTATCGAGATCCACCACCCGACATCGGATCAGCGCCTCCCGCCAGACCGAGACCGGGTGGCCTTCTTCGCCGCGGCCTTCTTCACGGGCGTCTTCTTCGCCGCGGCCTTCTTCGCGGGTGTCTTCTTCGCCGCGGCCTTCTTCGCGGGCGCCTTCTTCAGCGCAGCCTTGGCCGAGGCCTTCTTCGCGGCGACCTTCTTCACCGGCGCCTTGGCCACAGGCTTCTTCGCGCCGGCCTTCTTCACCGGCGCCTTGGCCGCAGGCTTCTTCGCGCCGGCCTTCTTCACCGGTGCCGTCTTCGCGGCAGGCATCTTCTTGGCGGGCGACTTCGTGGTCGACGGCTTCGCCTCGGACGCAGCGCTCGCCTTCTTCGCGGCGGGCTTCGCGCTCGGGTTGGGCTTGCGCGTGGACTTCGCCTGGGGCGGCGGCTCGACGTGGAGCTTGTCCGTCCGTCCCGTGAAGAGCACCTCGGCCACCGAGTCCATCAGGGACTGCATCCCCTCACCCGTGGCGCACGACACCGGATACACGCGGATGCCGCGCGCACGGAGGGCCTCGGTGAACTCCGCCAGGCGCGCCTGCGCATCCGGGAGATCCAACTTGTTGGCGGCCACGACCTGGGGCTTCGAGGACAGCTCCGCGCTGTACTTCGCCAGCTCCTCGTTGAGGACGTCGAAGTCGTGCAGCGGCGAGCGGCCCTCGCCCTCCACGCCCATGTCGATGAGGTGCACCAGCACCTTGCACCGCTCCACGTGCCGGAGGAACTGGTGCCCCAGGCCCACGCCCTCGCTGGCCCCCTCGATGATGCCGGGGATGTCCGCCATCACGAAGGACAGGTGATCCTTGTACTGGACCATGCCCAGGTTCGGCACGAGCGTGGTGAAGGGATAGTCCGCGATCTTCGGCCGAGCGCGGCTCACGCGAGAGATGAACGTGCTCTTGCCCGCGTTGGGGAAGCCCAGAAGCCCCACGTCCGCCAGCAGCTTCAGCTCCAGGCGCAGCGTGTGCTCCTCGCCCTTCGTGCCTTCCTGGGCGAAGCGCGGCGTCTGCCGGGTGGAGGTGGCGAAGTTCATGTTGCCCAGGCCGCCTCGGCCACCCTGCGCCGCGACGAACTGCTCGCCGGGCTCGCTCAGGTCCTTGAGCAGCTCCCCGGTGTGCTCGTCGCGGATCAGCGTGCCCACGGGAACCTTGAGGATCATGTCCTCGGACGCCCGACCGTTGCAGTCGTTGCCCATCCCGTGCTCGCCGTTCTTCGCCCGGTGGTGCTGCTGGTACCGGTAGTCGAGCAGCGTGGTGAGCTGCGGATCCGCCACGAAGATGACGGAGCCACCATTGCCGCCGTCGCCCCCGTTGGGCCCTCCGCGCTCGATGTACTTCTCCCGCCGGAAGGAGACGGAGCCGTTGCCGCCGTCCCCGGCCTTCACAAAGATGCGAACCTCGTCAACGAACTTCATGGCGGGAGAATCCTCCTGGAAACGCAAAGCGGGCCGCCCTCAAATCCAACCGCCGAAGAGGACGGTTGGACTGGGAGCGACCCGCTCATGACGGCCTGGTGAGTCCGGAGCCGAGGCCCCGGAGCAACCACCTAGGCGCTCGGCTGCTCGGCCGGGTAGACCGAGACCTTCTTCTTGTCGCGGCCAAGGCGCTCGTACTTCACGACGCCGTCCACCACCGAGTACAGCGTGAAGTCGCGACCGAGCTTCACGTTCGTACCGGCGTGGATGACCGTGCCGACCTGGCGAACCAGGATGCTGCCGGCGGAAACAGCCTCGCCGCCATACACCTTCACGCCACGGTACTGCGGGTTGGAATCACGCCCGTTGCGCGAAGAACCCTGTCCCTTTTTATGGGCCATGACACCTGCTCCTGAAATTGCCTACAGCGAAAGTGGACCGGACTAGCCGGAGATGGAGGTGACCTTCACCTCGGTGTACGGCTGACGGTGGCCGCGGCGGCGCGTCCAACCCTCCTTCTCCTTGCGGAAATGGAGGACGCGGCGGTGCTTGTCCTGGGCAAGGACCTTGCCCACGACCTTGGCGCCCGACACCGTCGGCTTCCCCACCTTGGGGGACTCGGAGCCGCCCAGCATGAGGATCTCGTTGAAGGTGACCTCGGCGCCGATGTCGCCCGCGATCTTCTCGATCCGGAGCACATCGCCCTCGGCGACGCGGTACTGCTTCCCGCCCGTGCGAATGACTGCGTACATCGTCGAACCCCTGTCAGCTTCGGGTTTGGGTCAACCCGTGGATTCCAACGCGCATTTCGGACGGCGGACCGCCCGGCGCGCTAAAGGACGGCGGGACTTACGAGAAACAAGGTGGGGAGTCAAGACTGATGGCGGATCATCCCGCCCCGACACCCACATTCCGTGATCCAGGAAAGGAAAGGAAGCTGGAAACCGTCCGCCCGATCAGTAGGATGCGCCCCCGTTTAACACCTGCACCTCGAAACGAGGGGGAACATAACATCATGAAGAACATCCTGATGGGTCTGGCTGCGGCGGCGATGCTCGTGGGCTGTGGTGGCAACCTCTGCGACAAGTCCGAGGACGCGGGCAAGGACTTCGCCGACAACACCAAGGAGTGCAGCATGCTCCACCACGACTACCAGGAGCCCACCCAGGCGGAGAAGGACTCTTGTAAGACGAACCTCGACAAGTGCTCGGACTCCGACAAGGACAAGCTCCAGGCGTTCATCGACTGCACCAACGATCTGGGCGTGTGCAAGGCCTCTGAGCAGGATGCCTACACGCTGAAGCTCGTGGCGTGCACGACCAAGCTCAAGGACCTGAGCGACGCCTGCAAGGGCATCGTCGACAGCGGCAGCTAGTCTCGCCCCAAGCTCACCCCGTGGGCTTGCGAAGCCCGGCTCCCTGTCCAGGGGGTCGGGCTTCTTCATTTTCGCCCTTCGCGTCCTTCTTCGCGGCCAGGGCCCGCCGGACGACGCGGTAGCGCTGATGCAGCTCCAACTCGAGCGGATCACGCGCCAGCCCGCGCTCATAGGCCTCCAGCGCCCGCGCCAGCTGGCCATCGCGCTCCAGCGCGCTCCCGATGAGGAAGTGGACCCGGGCGGCGCCCGCCGCGTGGGGGTACTGGGCCAGGTGCTCGCGCCTCAGCGCCTCCAGCTGCGTGGCGGTCAGCCCGGCTTCCAGGCAGCGCGCCACGCCTCGGGGGTTCCCCAGCCGCGCGTCGTACAGCGCCCGCCGGACCGGCAGCCCCAAGGTCTCCCCGGCCTCCCGGACACGCGTCTGGATGGTCGCCAGCCGGGTGAGCTGCGTGCGCGACAACGGCCGATGGCGGAGGGCCTCCAGGGAGGCCCACGCTCCGCGCGCCCGGGCCCGGGTGGCATCCATGTCCGCGTCCGGGGCGAGCCCCAGCACGGTGTAGTGGTCTCCCGACAACCGCCGCTCGTGGATCGCCAACACGCGGTCCGCATCGCCATCGTCCCCGGGCAACTGGAGCGCGGGGCCTGACTCGTCTCCCCTCAGGAGCCGCTCCACTCCAGCCCGCAGCCCCGGCGAGGGCGCGGTGAACTGGACTCCGAATCCCGGCGGCATGCTCCACGCTCGCGCCTGCTCCGAGGACACGTGGCGCACCACCTCGCACAGCACCGGAACCGGCTCGCCCCCCAGCGGCAGCAGCACCTCCACCCGCGAGAACATCGCCGGCAGCGCCCCACCCGTGTGGAGGAACAACCCGCCCCGCGACAGGTCCGAGCCCGTCAGCACCATGGGGGTCTCCCCAGGGCGCAGCACCACCCGCAGCGACATCTCCGTGGCCCGGGCCCGCGCGGGCGTGGAGGCCATTGCCTGGGCCTCCTCGGGCTTGTTCCAGGGCACCAGGGAGGCATCTCGCGCCGCCATCAAGCCCGCCAGCGGCGACGCCGGCCCGGACACACCACGCAGCACAGGCAGGGGCGGGCGCGCTCGCGCGGGGCCATCCGAGAACGCCCCAGGGGCCTGGGCAGGCGATGGACGAGGCTGCGCGGGCGGTGCGGAGGGAATCGCCTGGGAGGGCCGCGCGGCGGGCGGTCCCGCGTCGGAGAGCGCCTGCTGCAAGGCCGCGCGCAAGGCGGAGGCCGTGGGGTAGCGATCCTCGGGGGCCTTGGCCAGCGTGCGCAGGATGACCCGCTCCAGCGCGATGGGGACGCTGGGACACAGCTCGCGCGGAGACGGGGGAGACCGCACCTGATGGGCCACGAGCTGGGCCGCGAGCCCCTCGTCCGGAAAGGGCAACTGCCCCGTGACGAGTTGGTACGCGATGACCCCCAGCGAGTACAGGTCCGCGCGCCCATCCAACCGCCGGCTGGAGGCCTGCTCCGGTGCCATGTACTCCGGCGTGCCCACGATGATGCCCGCGTGCGTCTCCGGGCCACCCGCGTCCGCCAGCTTGGCGATGCCGAAGTCCAACACCTTCACGAACGGCGTCCCCCGCCCTCGTCGCGCCATGAAGACGTTGTCCGGCTTGAGGTCGCGGTGGACGATTCCCCGCGCGTGGGCCGCGTGCAGCGCATCACAGACCTGCGCCAGCACCGGCACCACCGCCGCGCACGGCAAGGGCGTGCCCACCCACGCGGACAGGGGCGCACCCTCCAGGTACTCCATGATGAGGTATGGGCGCGGCGGCTGCGCGTTCAGGTCGAAGATGCTGACGATGTTCTCGTGGCCGATCAGATTCACCGCCCGCGCCTCCGCGTGGAAGCGCGACACCAGCTCCGGATAGCGGGCCAGGTGCTCGTGCAGCACCTTCACCGCCACCCGGCTGCCAATGGAGACGTGCTCCCCCAGGTACACGGACCCCATCCCGCCGCGCCCAACGCGACGTGTCAGCCGGAAGCTCCCAAGCTGGGTGCCCAACAACGGATCCGCCTCGGGGAGCACGGGCTCCCGGGGCGTTCCTGCGCCTCGCTCGCCCTCTGGCCGCACCAGGGTGTCACATGACGTGTCCAACCCGTGTCGCCAGCCGCACGCCGCACACGCGCGGTCGCTGCTCACCACCTCGGCCATGTCTGTTCCCCCGGCCTATCCGTTCAATCTGGGGAGCGACGGAGCCAGGGGCCACTGGGCGGGCAGGGCAGATGTCGCAAAGTGCGGCTGAGCCCAGGCCTCAAGTCCCGGGTGGGGGTCCGGCACAAGACGGGCCTGTGTCGGGAAGGTGTCACGAGGCTAGAGTGTGCGGCCATGTCC contains:
- a CDS encoding protein kinase; its protein translation is MAEVVSSDRACAACGWRHGLDTSCDTLVRPEGERGAGTPREPVLPEADPLLGTQLGSFRLTRRVGRGGMGSVYLGEHVSIGSRVAVKVLHEHLARYPELVSRFHAEARAVNLIGHENIVSIFDLNAQPPRPYLIMEYLEGAPLSAWVGTPLPCAAVVPVLAQVCDALHAAHARGIVHRDLKPDNVFMARRGRGTPFVKVLDFGIAKLADAGGPETHAGIIVGTPEYMAPEQASSRRLDGRADLYSLGVIAYQLVTGQLPFPDEGLAAQLVAHQVRSPPSPRELCPSVPIALERVILRTLAKAPEDRYPTASALRAALQQALSDAGPPAARPSQAIPSAPPAQPRPSPAQAPGAFSDGPARARPPLPVLRGVSGPASPLAGLMAARDASLVPWNKPEEAQAMASTPARARATEMSLRVVLRPGETPMVLTGSDLSRGGLFLHTGGALPAMFSRVEVLLPLGGEPVPVLCEVVRHVSSEQARAWSMPPGFGVQFTAPSPGLRAGVERLLRGDESGPALQLPGDDGDADRVLAIHERRLSGDHYTVLGLAPDADMDATRARARGAWASLEALRHRPLSRTQLTRLATIQTRVREAGETLGLPVRRALYDARLGNPRGVARCLEAGLTATQLEALRREHLAQYPHAAGAARVHFLIGSALERDGQLARALEAYERGLARDPLELELHQRYRVVRRALAAKKDAKGENEEARPPGQGAGLRKPTG
- the rplU gene encoding 50S ribosomal protein L21 is translated as MYAVIRTGGKQYRVAEGDVLRIEKIAGDIGAEVTFNEILMLGGSESPKVGKPTVSGAKVVGKVLAQDKHRRVLHFRKEKEGWTRRRGHRQPYTEVKVTSISG
- the obgE gene encoding GTPase ObgE produces the protein MKFVDEVRIFVKAGDGGNGSVSFRREKYIERGGPNGGDGGNGGSVIFVADPQLTTLLDYRYQQHHRAKNGEHGMGNDCNGRASEDMILKVPVGTLIRDEHTGELLKDLSEPGEQFVAAQGGRGGLGNMNFATSTRQTPRFAQEGTKGEEHTLRLELKLLADVGLLGFPNAGKSTFISRVSRARPKIADYPFTTLVPNLGMVQYKDHLSFVMADIPGIIEGASEGVGLGHQFLRHVERCKVLVHLIDMGVEGEGRSPLHDFDVLNEELAKYSAELSSKPQVVAANKLDLPDAQARLAEFTEALRARGIRVYPVSCATGEGMQSLMDSVAEVLFTGRTDKLHVEPPPQAKSTRKPNPSAKPAAKKASAASEAKPSTTKSPAKKMPAAKTAPVKKAGAKKPAAKAPVKKAGAKKPVAKAPVKKVAAKKASAKAALKKAPAKKAAAKKTPAKKAAAKKTPVKKAAAKKATRSRSGGRR
- the rpmA gene encoding 50S ribosomal protein L27 produces the protein MAHKKGQGSSRNGRDSNPQYRGVKVYGGEAVSAGSILVRQVGTVIHAGTNVKLGRDFTLYSVVDGVVKYERLGRDKKKVSVYPAEQPSA
- a CDS encoding RNA methyltransferase → MSGGGSRYERFEREPLAAEQFLLDVRKEKIDRVVSQRTRNFTVVLDRLEDSFNMAAVLRTCESMGVQEVHVVINPEAPFLPNSRVAQGCDKWLDVHQYKSFGECREHLKARGFSIYASALREGATSLYSLRFDTKFAMVFGNERQGVSDDVLAAVDGTFWVPMRGFSQSLNISAAASACVSRAIAWRDEHLGASGDLPAEDAAALRDRFYQLAIKQRKRLFKATQR
- a CDS encoding outer membrane lipoprotein carrier protein LolA, with the translated sequence MLLESLLVSLLAAPPTAATTPAAPQPPAAVADAKAGATVATPMDAGTPATPAARPAPKMAPEVKSLVDRMQAFYEKTGDFKANFKQDYKYKAFRRTQTSTGTVTYKKPGLMRWEYLVPSERTFVLAGNKVYSYEPAAQTLTVAAIDTSQLSASVTFLFGQGKLADEFAITKGECKDCKGTLLVLDPLKTEPRFRQVRLEVDPATAQVLKSTVVDPDGSENTVAFLDLKTNVGVSADSFKLNPPEGTRVDDFTKAAKKP